The Schizosaccharomyces pombe strain 972h- genome assembly, chromosome: I genome contains a region encoding:
- the pcd1 gene encoding coenzyme A diphosphatase, which translates to MKLKLRWKGHQRFLTRQNSLVGFIWSPLKNTFSKRNSILNNQVCFEAIKYIQRHYFSSQSHHVTYLHQSPLEKLVSNGVVNENGDLTMDSLSHQIYLLHKNRPTLPLKPTNQPTRFASVLMPLVNTSQGASLLLTQRSPNLRSHAGQMCFPGGRVEPSDGSHYYAALRETYEEIGFLPNFFTYLTTFPPLFTRDEKTEIRAYLAFSVQTSLPSLGTGEVKDLFYVPLTSFLNPKHQKISRFRNTDLLYVEFNIDKIPRIWGITAVILNMYLNSICPDALISIPKF; encoded by the coding sequence ATGAAGCTAAAGCTCCGCTGGAAAGGTCATCAACGATTTTTAACAAGGCAAAACTCTTTGGTAGGCTTTATTTGGAGTCCTCTAAAGaatactttttcaaaaagaaatagtattttaaacaatcaAGTTTGTTTTGAAGCTATTAAATACATCCAAAGGCATTATTTCAGCAGTCAATCGCACCATGTAACCTATCTTCACCAGTCGCCGCTTGAGAAATTGGTGAGTAATGGCGTGGTAAACGAGAACGGAGATTTGACCATGGATTCTCTTTCTCATCAAATATACCTATTACACAAAAATCGCCCCACCTTACCATTAAAACCAACTAACCAGCCTACGAGATTTGCATCTGTTTTGATGCCTCTAGTAAACACTTCTCAAGGAGCTTCTTTACTACTCACGCAACGTTCTCCAAACTTGCGTTCTCATGCTGGACAAATGTGCTTTCCTGGTGGCCGTGTGGAACCTTCAGACGGTTCTCATTATTATGCGGCATTAAGAGAAACTTACGAGGAAATTGGATTCCTccctaatttttttacttacttGACTACTTTCCCTCCATTATTCACCAGAGATGAAAAGACTGAGATTCGGGCTTACCTTGCGTTTTCGGTGCAAACCTCCCTTCCTTCACTTGGGACAGGTGAAGTGaaagatttattttacGTTCCTCTCacctcttttttaaatcccAAGCACCAAAAGATATCTCGATTTCGTAATACGGATTTGCTTTATGTCGAATTTAACATTGATAAGATTCCAAGAATTTGGGGAATAACAGCGGttatattaaatatgtATCTTAATTCTATTTGCCCGGATGCTCTTATCTCAATCCCAAAGTTTTGA
- the rpl2401 gene encoding 60S ribosomal protein eL24: protein MKVEVCSFSGSKVYPGAGRLFVRGDNKVFRFVNKKSESLFLQRKNPRRLSWTVLYRRMHKKGISEEHAKKRTRRTVKHQRGIVGANLDVIKEKRNQRPEVRAAARAAALKQRKDKKAASESEKKAIKAKSAASSARGQAIKNAKAAARH, encoded by the coding sequence ATGAAGGTGGAAGTTTGCTCATTTTCTGGATCCAAGGTTTATCCTGGCGCTGGAAGACTTTTCGTCCGTGGGGACAACAAGGTTTTCCGCTTTGTCAACAAGAAGTCTGAAAGCCTTTTCTTACAACGCAAGAATCCTCGTCGTTTGTCTTGGACTGTTTTATACCGTCGTATGCACAAGAAGGGTATCTCTGAGGAGCATGCCAAGAAGCGTACCCGTCGTACCGTCAAGCACCAACGTGGAATTGTTGGTGCTAACTTGGATGTCATTAAGGAGAAGCGTAACCAACGCCCTGAAGTTCGTGCTGCTGCCCGTGCTGCTGCTTTGAAGCAACGTAAGGATAAGAAGGCCGCTTCTGAGTCTGAAAAGAAGGCCATCAAGGCCAAGTCCGCTGCCAGTTCCGCTCGTGGCCAAGCTATTAAGAATGCCAAGGCTGCTGCTCGccattaa
- the arc4 gene encoding ARP2/3 actin-organizing complex subunit Arc4, with translation MSNTLRPYLNAVRSTLTASLALEEFSSEIVERQSQPEVEVGRSPEILLKPLVVSRNEQEQCLIESSVNSVRFSIRIKQVDEIERILVRKFMQFLMGRAESFFILRRKPVQGYDISFLITNYHTEEMLKHKLVDFIIEFMEEVDAEISEMKLFLNGRARLVAETYLSCF, from the exons ATG TCTAATACCTTAAGACCTTATTTAAACGCAGTTCGTTCTACTCTGACTGCTTCTTTAGCATTAGAGGAATTCTCATCAGAAATTGTAGAACGCCAGAGTCAGCCGGAAGTTGAGGTTGGACGGTCTCCTGAAATTCTACTAAAGCCCCTGGTGGTCTCTCGTAATGAGCAAGAACAGTGTTTGATTGAGAGCTCTGTTAATAG TGTTCGTTTCAGCATTCGTATTAAACAAGTCGATGAAATTGAACGAATTCTTGTGCGCAAATTTATGCAGTTTTTAATGGGTCGTGCAGaatctttctttattttgcGCCGCAAACCTGTTCAG GGCTATGATATTTCCTTTCTTATAACTAATTACCATACTGAGGAAATGCTTAAGCACAAATTAGTTGATTTCATTATTGAGTTTATGGAGGAAGTTGACGCTGAAATTAGTGAGATGAAACTTTTCTTGAACGGAAGAGCTCGTCTTGTTGCTGAAACTTATCTGAGTTGTTTTTAG
- the ubp6 gene encoding ubiquitin hydrolase Ubp6 → MMIPIAIRWQGKKYDLEIEPNETGSTLKHQLYSLTQVPPERQKVIVKGGQLKDDVLLGSVGIKPNATLLMMGTAGELPTAMPIPAVESVEQEESEDDGYPSGLINLGNTCYMNSTVQMLRAIPELSDAVSQFNSSGGLVAEYRTLLNSMQSNAPVTPMRFLQSLRMEYPQFAEMSRETGGYAQQDAEECWSFLLSVLQRSLSSEWVQKNMAGKLLSTMKCDENEVQEQPSISHDTFLSLPCHISMHTSYMTQGILEGLTQKISKHSDVLNRDAMYSKISRISRLPNYLTVNFVRFYWKASIGKKAKILRKVKFPFELDAVEFCTPELSQKLIPVRDKLREIEKNDEEHERAAKRIKIQPSEDEKEAEAECRLTQVATCQSLVDPELADDEGANPTGLYDLVGVLSHAGASASSGHYQAWIRNSNNRAEWFRFNDAKVSIVPAEKIETLDGGGEADSAYILLYKAKDIA, encoded by the coding sequence ATGATGATTCCCATAGCAATTCGTTGGCAAGGGAAGAAGTACGACTTAGAGATTGAACCTAATGAAACAGGAAGCACCTTGAAACATCAACTATACTCGTTGACACAAGTTCCTCCGGAACGACAGAAAGTGATTGTCAAAGGTGGCCAGCTTAAAGACGATGTTTTGCTTGGTTCAGTTGGTATTAAACCAAATGCAACTTTATTAATGATGGGTACTGCAGGCGAACTACCAACAGCTATGCCCATTCCAGCTGTCGAGTCAGTAGAACAAGAGGAATCTGAAGATGATGGCTATCCGTCAGGGCTTATAAACTTAGGCAACACGTGTTACATGAATTCTACAGTTCAAATGCTGCGTGCCATTCCAGAATTATCAGACGCTGTCTCACAATTCAATTCCTCTGGGGGTTTGGTGGCAGAATATCGGACGTTATTAAATTCTATGCAATCTAATGCTCCGGTTACACCAATGAGGTTTCTTCAAAGTCTACGCATGGAGTATCCACAGTTTGCAGAAATGAGTAGAGAAACTGGGGGTTATGCTCAACAGGATGCTGAGGAATGCTGGTCATTCTTGCTATCAGTTTTACAGCGCTCCCTATCATCTGAGTGggtacaaaaaaatatggcTGGAAAACTTTTATCTACTATGAAATGTGATGAAAACGAAGTACAGGAGCAACCCTCTATTTCACATGATACGTTTTTGAGTTTACCTTGCCATATCTCTATGCATACAAGCTATATGACCCAGGGGATCCTTGAAGGGCTTAcgcaaaaaatttctaagCATAGTGATGTATTAAATCGTGATGCCATGTATAGCAAAATCTCAAGGATTTCTCGACTACCCAATTATTTAACTGTTAATTTTGTTCGATTTTACTGGAAAGCATCAATAGGGAAAAAGGCTAAAATTCTTCGTAAGGTTAAGTTTCCATTTGAGCTCGATGCAGTCGAGTTTTGTACTCCTGAACTTTCACAAAAATTGATTCCCGTACGTGACAAATTAcgtgaaattgaaaaaaatgatgaagaacATGAGCGAGCTGCTAAGCGTATCAAAATTCAACCTTCAGAGGACGAGAAGGAGGCGGAAGCTGAGTGCAGGCTTACTCAGGTTGCGACGTGTCAATCACTAGTAGATCCTGAGCTCGCTGATGATGAAGGAGCCAACCCCACCGGCCTTTATGATTTAGTCGGGGTTTTATCACACGCCGGTGCTAGTGCATCTTCAGGCCATTACCAAGCTTGGATAAGAAATAGCAATAATCGTGCTGAATGGTTCAGGTTCAATGACGCAAAGGTATCTATCGTTCCtgctgaaaaaattgaaactCTCGATGGTGGTGGTGAAGCTGACAGTGCCTACATCCTTCTTTATAAGGCAAAAGACATTGCATGA
- the pcp1 gene encoding gamma tubulin complex linker, pericentrin/kendrin Pcp1 — MSERDFNTQSPKFKDENANSVISQSDFLGKSLKNNNDDYSDFRGSYLNDKSSFQTPLRNGSYQPKGSLEFTPLLQSSNKNSDKYNGSLGDKGSFDPNSYGLSAISKQATQEALSISQGNDSYDVSKLTDLSKNSEIDHTDGELPANAALTLREQEKVLEKVSRENFGLRIKIVCLEKRLESMAPEQIKEAVKDNVELHAERANLQLQLKRTESLLQKSEDKNFKLEEKVDYLSKVNDVEQSQNVKVFTERIRFLENALEKVQREKDSLSTEMEEDKSNKEVDYEYEIRQLQNRLDELSEELDVAQDLLTEKEDEIATLKRQIEEKENSSSAFENEENSSYVHLQEDYAILQAKCDEFADRIQVLTADLEKEKENQIMHESEASIGLTDSMQVHTLQEQLHKANEEIEFLHDQISRMNEEGKNFEDIMLQFRSLEEERDVLESKLQTLEDDNNSLRLMTSSLGNQIESLRTQNREIDEEKNHLRLLASKNSDKALAETNIRLQEVTKELETLRMKNSNDLNEIHDLREENEGLTLKIDSITKEKDRLINELEQRIKSYEVNVSELNGTIDEYRNKLKDKEETYNEVMNAFQYKDNDLRRFHESINKLQDREKELTSNLEKKNLVISSLRETVAMLEKERESIKKYLSGNAKDLDNTNLMEILNDKISVLQRQLTDVKDELDVSEEEREEAIVAGQKLSASFELMSNEKQALELKYSSLKNELINAQNLLDRREEELSELSKKLFEERKIRSGSNDDIEKNKEINVLNSELADKLAQIRHLESDKMELDKLVHHLNRGIEEANIEENAVKKRLCLLMGCDYSSVSILQIVSQIEHFVNQQIQTIRSLKQELRHDFVQFSGKKEQELSRSFEKFGLGTETKHDILAQRNRNVSEKMNDLENAAQKFFSSPDRKNGYLYPSEHTSKIEYLEKTIEDLKLALQDELKNRNLLMDDISSYNKQTTKLQEKIKWLERERSILIDELESYRSNQFNYQNNLVQDKNELEERLKEIQKELEVYNNHFMKQAELMTSNVTDESQLMLKTLREALQSKTNNIDHLSTILERNRKEYKSLLDDYNQLRARYKNLQSNTPQSTQSGQYESEIKGLSKLTKYLQSKCRREHSLRLDLAFSKKFILMQLTGYETCNKINLRMLQKIGISPDPDLSKKHIKLKSLIIVVCSIERMKRMKNEWLKQAQLKQSLQRAAAKAKTANY; from the coding sequence ATGTCTGAACGAGATTTTAATACGCAATCTCCCAAatttaaagatgaaaacGCGAATTCTGTGATCAGCCAATCTGATTTTTTGGGGAAATCactcaaaaataataacgATGATTATTCTGATTTCCGTGGTTCGTACCTTAATGATAAATCATCTTTCCAGACGCCTTTGCGCAACGGCTCTTATCAACCAAAAGGTAGTTTGGAATTTACTCCATTATTACAgtcttcaaataaaaactcAGATAAATACAACGGGAGTTTGGGCGATAAAGGCTCTTTTGACCCTAATTCCTACGGGTTATCTGCTATATCTAAACAAGCTACTCAAGAAGCTTTGAGCATCAGTCAGGGAAATGACTCTTACGACGTTTCCAAGCTTACCGATCTCTCGAAAAATTCCGAAATAGATCACACAGATGGAGAATTGCCTGCAAATGCCGCCCTTACTCTTCGTGAGCAAGAAAAGGTCCTTGAGAAAGTTAGCAGAGAAAACTTTGGACTTCGAATCAAAATTGTATGTTTGGAAAAGCGACTTGAGTCTATGGCTCCCGAACAGATAAAAGAAGCTGTCAAAGACAATGTTGAGTTGCATGCCGAACGAGCAAACTTACAGCTTCAGCTTAAGAGAACTGAATCTTTACTTCAAAAGTCTGAAGACaagaatttcaaattaGAAGAGAAGGTCGATTATTTATCTAAGGTTAATGATGTCGAGCAATCCCAGAATGTAAAAGTTTTTACGGAGCGCATTCGTTTTTTGGAGAATGCCTTGGAAAAAGTTCAAAGGGAAAAAGACAGTTTATCTACAGAGATGGAAGAGGATAAAAGTAACAAGGAAGTTGATTATGAATATGAAATACGACAGTTACAAAATCGGCTTGATGAATTATCGGAAGAGCTAGATGTTGCTCAAGATTTGCTTACTGAGAAAGAAGACGAAATTGCCACCCTGAAAAGACAGATTGAGGAAAAGGAGAATAGCTCTTcagcttttgaaaatgaggAGAATTCAAGCTACGTACATCTTCAAGAAGACTATGCGATTTTGCAAGCCAAATGTGATGAATTTGCGGATAGAATACAAGTGCTTACTGCCGATCTcgaaaaagagaaagaaaatcagATAATGCATGAATCCGAGGCCTCAATTGGTTTGACAGATTCCATGCAAGTACATACCCTTCAAGAACAATTACACAAAGCGAACGAAGAAATCGAATTTTTACATGATCAAATTAGTCGAATGAACGAAGAAGGTAAAAACTTTGAAGATATTATGCTTCAATTTAGAAGCTTGGAAGAAGAACGAGACGTGCTAGAATCCAAACTCCAAACTTTGGAAGATGACAATAACAGTTTACGGTTGATGACCTCCTCGTTGGGTAACCAAATTGAGTCTTTACGTACGCAAAATCGTGAAATAGATGAAGAGAAGAATCATTTACGTCTTCTTGCCTCTAAAAATTCAGATAAAGCACTTGCAGAAACGAATATCCGATTGCAAGAAGTCACTAAAGAACTGGAAACCCTTAGAATGAAGAATTCTAATGACTTAAACGAGATACACGATCTTAGGGAGGAAAATGAAGGCTTAACTTTGAAGATTGACTCTATTACCAAAGAGAAAGACCGTTTAATAAATGAGTTAGAACAACGTATCAAGTCATACGAAGTCAACGTTTCTGAATTAAACGGTACTATTGATGAATATAGAAATAAGCTTAAggataaagaagaaacttATAATGAAGTGATGAATGCTTTTCAGTATAAAGACAACGATTTGCGGCGGTTTCATGAATCcattaataaattacaaGATCGAGAGAAAGAGTTGACTtcaaatttggaaaagaagaacTTGGTCATTAGTTCATTACGAGAGACAGTTGCAATGctcgaaaaagaaagagaatcCATTAAGAAATATTTATCTGGAAATGCGAAAGACCTTGATAATACAAATTTAATGGAAATTCTGAACGATAAAATTTCAGTACTTCAGCGGCAGCTTACCGACGTAAAAGACGAATTAGATGTTAGCGAAGAAGAACGAGAAGAAGCCATAGTGGCTGGACAAAAGCTATCTGCTAGTTTTGAATTAATGAGCAACGAAAAACAGGCTTTGGAGTTAAAATACTCTTCgctaaaaaatgaattaataaatGCCCAAAACCTCTTAGACCGGAGGGAGGAAGAACTATCCGaattaagtaaaaaactcttcgaagaaagaaaaatacgATCTGGATCAAATGATGATattgagaaaaataaagaaataaatgtgCTCAATAGCGAGTTGGCCGACAAGCTTGCTCAAATTCGTCATTTAGAATCTGACAAAATGGAGCTAGATAAACTTGTGCATCACTTAAATAGGGGAATTGAGGAGGCGAATATAGAAGAAAATGCTGTCAAAAAGAGACTATGCCTTTTGATGGGATGTGATTATTCTTCGGTGAGTATTTTGCAGATAGTCAGTCAAATTGAACATTTTGTCAATCAACAAATCCAAACGATTCGGTCGTTGAAGCAAGAGTTACGGCATGATTTTGTACAGTTTTCTGGTAAAAAGGAACAGGAACTTAGTAgaagctttgaaaaatttggatTGGGAACTGAGACAAAGCATGATATTCTTGCACAACGAAATCGAAACGTTAGTGAGAAGATGAATGACTTGGAAAACGCTGcccaaaagttttttagCTCTCCTGATCGGAAGAATGGCTATTTATATCCTTCTGAACATACTTCTAAAATCGAGTACCTTGAGAAAACGATTGAAGATCTAAAGCTTGCGCTTCAAGATGAACtaaaaaatcgaaattTACTCATGGATGATATTTCCAGCTATAATAAGCAAACAACCAAGTTGCAGGAAAAGATTAAATGGTTAGAAAGAGAACGTTCGATACTTATCGATGAGCTTGAAAGTTATCGATCAAACCAGTTTAATTATCAGAACAACTTAGTACAAGATAAAAATGAACTGGAAGAAAGGCTAAAGGAAATCCAGAAGGAATTAGAGGTTTATAACAATCATTTTATGAAGCAAGCTGAATTGATGACTTCCAATGTTACCGACGAAAGCCAATTAATGCTTAAGACACTCAGGGAGGCTCTTCAGTCTAAGACTAACAATATCGATCATCTGTCTACTATTTTGGAACGTAATAGAAAAGAATATAAATCATTGTTAGATGACTATAATCAATTACGTGCACGCTATAAGAATTTACAATCAAATACTCCGCAATCCACACAGTCAGGGCAATACGAATCTGAAATAAAGGGACTCTCTAAGTTGACTAAATATCTTCAATCGAAATGTCGAAGAGAGCACTCTCTTCGTTTGGACCTTgccttttcaaaaaaatttattttaatgcAACTAACAGGATACGAAACatgcaataaaataaatttacgTATGCTGCAGAAAATTGGAATTTCACCTGATCCTGATTTATCTAAGAAACACATAAAGCTGAAGAGTCTAATTATCGTTGTTTGttcaattgaaagaatGAAGCGAATGAAGAATGAGTGGCTAAAACAAGCTCAATTGAAACAATCATTGCAAAGAGCTGCCGCAAAGGCAAAGACCGCAAACTACTAA